Proteins from a genomic interval of Zingiber officinale cultivar Zhangliang chromosome 1B, Zo_v1.1, whole genome shotgun sequence:
- the LOC121985298 gene encoding protein GRAVITROPIC IN THE LIGHT 1-like encodes MLRNVHKETETHDNNNQKVYPQPMDETSNKQKESMDALISRIFNNISSLKAAYIQLQDAHTPYDPDKIQVADKLVIEELMKLSELKHSHREKNPKLLSATPKDSSLLAEIQEQQRLLKTYEVMVKKFESKIQARDSEIVQIQQEIQESSQRQLKLEKKLKKRGLLSKESEGFMEENNFFSIELTPSLFSSAVDTTYKSIHDFSKPLINMMKVAGWDLDAAANAIEPALVYAKRAHKKYAFESHICQKMFCGFQEENFSMELSDITVSSEGFFHQFLAVRAMDPLDILSQSPNSVFGKFSREKYLLLVHPKMEASFFGNLDQRNHVINGGHPRTPFYQAFLKLAKAIWLLHRLAYSYVPKVEVFRANKGAEFSEVYMESVVKNIVVSEGEPRPQVGLMIMPGFMIGGSAIQSLVYLTGVQCAE; translated from the coding sequence ATGCTACGGAACGTGCACAAGGAAACAGAAACTCATGATAACAACAACCAGAAGGTTTATCCACAACCGATGGATGAAACTTCAAATAAACAAAAGGAATCTATGGATGCACTAATATCGAGGATATTCAACAACATTTCCTCTTTGAAAGCAGCATACATTCAACTCCAGGATGCTCATACTCCCTATGATCCAGACAAGATCCAGGTTGCTGATAAACTAGTTATCGAGGAATTGATGAAGCtatcagaactcaagcattcaCATAGGGAGAAAAATCCTAAGCTCCTGTCAGCAACACCCAAGGATTCATCTCTTCTTGCAGAAATCCAAGAGCAGCAAAGGTTGCTAAAAACCTATGAAGTCATGGTGAAGAAATTTGAGTCCAAGATTCAAGCAAGAGACTCTGAGATTGTCCAAATACAACAAGAAATCCAGGAGTCAAGCCAGAGACAGTTAAAACTAGAGAAGAAATTAAAGAAGAGGGGTCTACTCTCCAAGGAATCAGAGGGCTTTATGGAGGAGAATAATTTCTTCTCCATCGAGTTGACTCCTAGTCTTTTTTCCTCAGCTGTAGATACAACATATAAATCCATCCATGATTTCTCAAAACCATTAATTAATATGATGAAAGTTGCAGGCTGGGATCTTGATGCAGCAGCTAATGCAATTGAACCTGCACTAGTATATGCCAAAAGGGCTCATAAGAAGTATGCTTTTGAATCTCACATTTGCCAGAAAATGTTCTGTGGGTTCCAGGAAGAGAACTTCTCCATGGAACTATCAGACATTACAGTTTCTTCTGAAGGATTTTTCCACCAGTTTCTTGCAGTACGAGCTATGGATCCTCTGGATATACTGAGCCAAAGTCCAAATTCTGTTTTTGGCAAATTTTCGCGGGAAAAATACCTCCTTCTTGTGCACCCAAAGATGGAGGCCTCTTTTTTTGGTAACCTGGACCAAAGAAACCATGTTATAAATGGTGGGCACCCTAGGACACCTTTCTACCAGGCTTTTCTTAAATTGGCCAAGGCAATATGGCTTCTACACAGGTTAGCTTATTCATATGTTCCCAAAGTTGAGGTTTTCCGGGCGAACAAGGGTGCAGAGTTTTCAGAAGTCTACATGGAAAGTGTGGTGAAGAACATAGTAGTATCAGAGGGGGAACCAAGACCTCAAGTCGGGCTTATGATCATGCCAGGTTTTATGATTGGAGGTAGTGCTATACAATCTCTTGTGTACCTTACTGGCGTGCAGTGTGCTGAATGA